In Desulfomonile tiedjei DSM 6799, a genomic segment contains:
- a CDS encoding PAS domain S-box protein, whose amino-acid sequence MAEHRIVALSIVFFILVCFSDAVFESLVFRERHFWDSLVLDVHGHAIFLRSLVTLSFLAFGLIVFRTVKRQKRAEQALADRSAKLAESNGLLQVEIQERRQLERDLRASEERYRTIADFTYDWESWIGPDGKFIWVSPSCLRVTGYAAEEFLEDSALFQRIIYQDDLELVLNHISRHLNVDQLNSHSLDFRIVRRDGEVRWINHVCQAVIGEGQRLLGRRASNRDITDRVNAQALLKASEDRFRYIYENSPALMHSTDETGIVRDVNQKWLEVLGYSREEVEGRSISSVMTTQSSNKAMSTDLPQFWRDGSARDVPYQYITKDGNILDVLLDSVVMEDPIWGRSSLSVVRDITLRKKAEEETKRTKALLDSIVQNLPTPVFLKDARDLKYILWNRASTEIYGYSGDELLGKTAHDFFPKEQADRFVEQDREALTSGKMLCVSEQLVDNRNKGTRIMHTKKLPILDEDGSSRYLLVISEDITERKEAEQALIRAREAAEQASRAKSEFLANMSHEIRTPINGIVGMTQLALNTQLTPEQVEYLEAVETSAEALLRLINDILDFSKMEAGKLELVAVDFSLRDSIAETMTTLAVQAHAKGLELLYQVAESIPDTLTGDPGRLRQILINLIANALKFTERGEVVVKVDPDSETKREIRLHFSVADTGIGIPAEKQQRIFNAFEQADGSTSRKYGGTGLGLAISSELVRMMDGSIWLESEPGRGSIFHFTSTFRVAKEPIHTPAPADVSALENLPVLVVDDNATNRRILENTLLQWQTKPTIVDGGEAALHAMKSAHEEGRPFKLVITDCMMPEMDGFELVRRINEHPSWATPTIIMLTSAGERGDAARCMKLGISAYLLKPIKQSDLFFTISRVLKEPQDHPAQPSLITRHSIRESTKRLHILLAEDNAVNQKLAVKMLERMGHTVSVSANGQEALDCLKIQKFDLVLMDVQMPIMDGLEATRIVREHEKTSNEHVPIVAMTAYAMKGDKEKCLDAGMDGYISKPINAQELFETLEDLFHNETPEKTVEPRSEPENSVVNRTQILDRVGGDETLLKEIVDLFIRDYPRLVSEIRTAIREGDALKLEKGAHALKGSVGNFTSDSPFETALQLEVMGRTRDLSQAQETMKDLEERIRHLVEQLLSMSQEMGL is encoded by the coding sequence ATGGCGGAACACAGAATCGTAGCGCTTTCGATTGTCTTTTTCATCCTGGTATGCTTTAGCGATGCCGTGTTTGAGTCTTTGGTCTTTCGTGAGAGGCATTTTTGGGATTCGCTTGTATTGGATGTCCACGGACATGCAATTTTTCTCAGATCGCTGGTGACCTTATCTTTTCTGGCATTCGGCTTGATTGTTTTCCGGACCGTTAAACGGCAAAAGCGTGCCGAACAAGCTCTTGCAGACCGTTCAGCCAAGCTGGCAGAGTCCAATGGCCTCCTGCAGGTCGAAATTCAGGAGCGCAGGCAACTTGAACGGGATCTGAGAGCAAGCGAGGAGCGTTACCGGACCATCGCGGATTTCACATATGATTGGGAGTCCTGGATTGGTCCGGATGGGAAATTTATCTGGGTTTCTCCTTCATGCCTTCGTGTCACCGGATATGCTGCAGAGGAGTTCCTTGAGGACTCCGCGCTTTTCCAACGAATCATCTATCAAGACGATCTTGAATTGGTGCTGAACCATATTAGTAGACACTTAAACGTCGATCAGTTGAATTCACATTCCTTGGATTTCCGCATCGTACGAAGAGACGGTGAAGTCCGCTGGATAAACCATGTTTGCCAAGCGGTTATTGGCGAGGGGCAAAGGTTGCTTGGCAGAAGAGCCTCTAACAGGGATATCACTGACCGTGTAAATGCCCAAGCATTGCTCAAGGCCAGTGAGGACCGATTTCGGTACATTTACGAAAACTCCCCTGCGCTGATGCACTCGACTGACGAGACCGGGATTGTGCGTGATGTTAACCAAAAGTGGCTGGAGGTGCTCGGTTATTCCAGGGAAGAAGTTGAGGGGCGTAGCATCAGCTCTGTAATGACTACTCAGTCGTCAAACAAAGCTATGTCCACAGATCTCCCTCAGTTTTGGCGAGACGGCAGCGCCAGGGATGTGCCGTATCAATACATCACCAAGGATGGCAACATTCTGGACGTTCTTCTTGACTCCGTTGTCATGGAGGACCCGATATGGGGCAGATCCAGTTTGTCCGTAGTCCGTGACATCACCCTCCGTAAGAAAGCTGAGGAGGAGACTAAGCGGACCAAGGCTCTCCTCGATTCGATCGTTCAAAATCTTCCCACACCGGTTTTTCTTAAAGATGCCCGAGATCTGAAATACATTCTCTGGAATAGAGCCAGCACTGAGATATATGGTTATTCCGGCGATGAGCTGCTAGGTAAGACTGCCCATGACTTTTTCCCAAAGGAACAGGCGGATCGTTTCGTCGAACAGGATCGAGAGGCTTTGACATCAGGTAAAATGTTGTGCGTGTCGGAGCAGTTGGTGGATAACAGAAACAAGGGCACGAGAATAATGCATACCAAAAAGCTTCCGATACTCGACGAGGATGGGAGCTCACGATATCTGCTCGTTATTTCAGAGGATATAACCGAACGGAAAGAAGCTGAACAGGCTTTGATCAGGGCTCGTGAAGCAGCGGAGCAAGCGAGCCGTGCGAAAAGCGAATTCCTTGCCAACATGAGCCATGAAATTCGTACTCCCATTAACGGAATTGTGGGTATGACCCAACTAGCGCTCAACACTCAGTTGACTCCGGAACAGGTCGAGTATTTAGAGGCTGTTGAGACATCTGCTGAAGCTTTGCTGAGGCTCATCAATGATATCCTGGACTTCTCCAAGATGGAAGCAGGAAAATTGGAGCTTGTAGCTGTTGACTTCAGTCTGAGAGATTCCATTGCCGAGACGATGACAACTCTGGCGGTACAGGCCCACGCAAAAGGATTGGAATTGCTCTATCAAGTTGCAGAATCCATACCTGATACGCTGACTGGAGATCCTGGACGCCTTCGCCAAATTCTCATCAACTTGATTGCGAATGCGTTGAAGTTCACTGAACGAGGAGAAGTGGTTGTCAAGGTCGATCCGGACTCCGAAACAAAGCGCGAGATCCGTCTCCATTTTTCCGTTGCTGACACAGGCATCGGCATCCCTGCTGAGAAGCAACAGAGGATATTCAATGCGTTTGAGCAGGCCGACGGATCGACCAGCAGAAAATATGGCGGGACCGGTTTAGGCTTGGCCATTTCTTCTGAACTGGTTCGAATGATGGATGGCAGCATCTGGTTAGAAAGTGAACCGGGAAGGGGGAGCATTTTTCATTTTACCTCAACCTTTCGCGTTGCGAAGGAACCCATTCATACGCCTGCTCCCGCCGATGTGTCGGCATTAGAAAACCTGCCGGTACTCGTAGTTGACGACAATGCAACGAACCGGCGGATTTTGGAGAACACTCTTCTCCAATGGCAGACGAAGCCGACGATCGTGGACGGTGGTGAAGCGGCGCTACATGCCATGAAGTCTGCCCATGAGGAAGGAAGACCATTCAAATTGGTGATCACGGATTGCATGATGCCGGAAATGGATGGTTTCGAGCTGGTACGACGGATAAATGAGCACCCGAGTTGGGCGACTCCGACGATCATCATGCTCACTTCTGCCGGTGAACGGGGAGATGCTGCCAGATGCATGAAACTGGGAATCAGCGCTTATCTGTTGAAACCCATCAAGCAATCCGACTTGTTTTTCACCATTTCCAGAGTGTTGAAAGAACCTCAAGATCATCCTGCTCAACCTTCTCTCATAACCCGACATTCCATTCGAGAGAGCACGAAGCGGCTTCACATACTCCTGGCCGAAGACAATGCCGTCAATCAGAAGTTGGCGGTCAAAATGCTGGAAAGAATGGGGCACACGGTATCGGTCTCAGCAAACGGTCAGGAAGCACTCGATTGCCTGAAAATTCAGAAATTCGATCTCGTATTGATGGATGTTCAAATGCCCATAATGGACGGGCTCGAAGCAACGAGAATCGTGAGGGAGCATGAGAAGACCTCGAATGAGCACGTCCCTATTGTCGCTATGACGGCCTACGCTATGAAGGGTGACAAGGAGAAGTGTTTGGATGCAGGTATGGACGGGTACATATCCAAGCCTATCAATGCCCAGGAATTGTTTGAAACCCTCGAAGACCTTTTTCACAATGAAACCCCGGAGAAAACCGTAGAGCCCCGGTCGGAGCCCGAGAACTCCGTGGTGAACAGGACCCAAATCCTTGATCGGGTCGGAGGCGATGAAACTCTTCTTAAGGAAATTGTGGATCTTTTTATCCGTGACTACCCTAGGCTCGTTTCTGAGATCCGTACAGCCATTCGTGAAGGTGACGCCCTGAAGTTGGAAAAAGGAGCCCACGCCCTGAAAGGATCTGTTGGGAATTTTACCTCTGACTCTCCTTTTGAAACAGCGTTACAGCTCGAAGTGATGGGAAGAACCCGAGACCTCTCCCAGGCTCAGGAAACTATGAAGGACCTGGAAGAGCGAATCCGGCATCTTGTGGAACAGCTTCTTTCGATGAGCCAGGAGATGGGCTTGTGA
- a CDS encoding PAS domain S-box protein, whose product MSISTSICLRKGQGVTPHDHPSRYATLKRHGLFLGIFGTALVAVSFGWNLSELQKSAGDHARISARMAFEKNVSYRLWNAQHGGVYVRTDQRTKPNPYLEVNERDISTPSGIPLTLVNPAYMTRMVHEIQAVRSGMREHITSLNPIRPENVADSWEKNALRSFEEGETEVSSIENIDGRPYMRLMRPLLTDRSCLKCHAKQGYRMGDIRGGISVSVPMERLWVESRDNILALAVSHSIIWLIGMLVLFAGTRRMSDRIVEEEQKEKALAKSEEKYHSLFSSVMDAIIIFDAETLAILDVNDAAINLYGYSKDQFLSLKSLDLSADKEAVVENHTKVFMGDAGATSIRNHRKKDGILFPVEISRSVMEIGGRQALCTVIRDITERRNAEEGINNAYNELERRVEERTAELHNRNEQLALEILDRKRAEEELRLEREQRLSIFESINEMVLVIDPQPYQILYANKFAEDLYGKSLIGKRCYEELCGLDSPCECCPNQMLLESPEKHYQHEYHNPKLNRDFLGMDRLMKWPDGRIVKFRLAIDITEYKRTDAALKEIQRQQKVLLDHIPAIAWLKDKESRFIVVNRPFGEACGVAPEDLRGKTDYDIWPPELAKLYRDDDREVMESGTRKRVEEPLQDKDGNRIWIETIKTPTYNDAGEVVGTIGIAQDVTKRRTAEEALRLSEERYRRLFEDAPIMYVITRNEEGVPIISDCNQFFLRSVDCTRDEAVGHPLADFYTPESRIELLDRGGYARALAGEFLIGERELVKRDGSIISTLLYTTTELGPSGLVIGTRAMFVDITERKSAEREKESLSSQLLQSQKMESVGTLAGGIAHDFNNLLTVILGFSELIISEKKEGDSDYEDLAKIIHAARTAGDMVQRILAFSRKTETKLRPIDLNKQVTQLKKMLTRLIPKIIEVEINLDPRLTKVNADSVQIEQILMNLAVNARDAMPNGGRLLIETQSVFLDENYCRGHLEASEGRHALLAVKDTGVGIDRATMARIFDPFFTTKKPGQGTGLGLAMVYGIVKSHGGHITCESEPGVGTTFKIYLPAHQAEGEADLSFSGEFSALCTGTILLVDDEEFVRSLGQRILEKAGYTVITATNGQEAVEIYNEKRNRISLVILDLIMPVMDGNQCLKEILRLDPSARVLIGSGYTPEGANAETLDAAKGFVGKPYNVKELLKTIREVLK is encoded by the coding sequence ATGAGTATCTCAACGTCAATCTGTTTGCGAAAGGGTCAAGGAGTGACTCCTCACGATCATCCAAGTCGATATGCTACCCTAAAACGTCATGGGTTGTTCCTGGGTATATTCGGAACCGCTCTCGTCGCAGTCTCATTTGGATGGAATTTGTCCGAGCTGCAAAAAAGTGCCGGCGATCATGCCCGGATCAGCGCAAGGATGGCATTCGAGAAAAATGTTAGTTATCGACTCTGGAATGCCCAACATGGCGGAGTTTATGTTCGGACAGATCAACGGACCAAACCGAATCCGTACCTTGAAGTGAATGAGCGGGACATCTCTACTCCCTCGGGGATTCCTCTCACACTCGTAAATCCCGCATACATGACACGCATGGTGCACGAGATCCAGGCAGTACGCAGCGGAATGCGAGAACATATTACCAGCTTGAATCCCATTCGACCTGAAAATGTGGCGGATTCATGGGAGAAGAATGCGCTGAGGTCTTTCGAAGAGGGTGAAACAGAAGTTAGTTCCATTGAGAATATCGATGGTAGGCCCTACATGCGGTTGATGCGCCCATTGTTGACCGATCGGAGTTGCTTGAAATGCCATGCAAAGCAGGGTTACAGGATGGGTGACATCCGTGGAGGGATCAGCGTGTCCGTCCCTATGGAGAGGTTGTGGGTTGAATCTCGTGACAACATTCTCGCATTGGCAGTCAGCCACAGCATCATTTGGCTTATCGGCATGCTTGTATTGTTTGCGGGCACCCGCAGGATGAGCGATCGTATTGTTGAAGAGGAGCAAAAGGAAAAGGCTCTTGCCAAGAGCGAAGAAAAGTACCATTCGCTTTTTTCAAGCGTTATGGATGCCATCATAATTTTTGACGCAGAGACCCTCGCTATTCTCGATGTCAACGATGCAGCCATCAATCTTTATGGTTACAGCAAGGACCAATTCCTGAGCCTGAAGTCTCTCGATCTCTCCGCGGACAAGGAGGCTGTTGTTGAAAACCACACAAAAGTCTTCATGGGAGATGCTGGGGCAACTTCGATTCGCAACCACAGAAAGAAAGACGGAATCCTGTTTCCTGTCGAAATATCGCGATCGGTGATGGAAATTGGTGGGAGACAGGCTCTCTGCACAGTCATTCGAGATATCACGGAACGAAGAAATGCGGAAGAAGGCATTAATAACGCCTACAATGAACTCGAAAGAAGGGTGGAAGAACGTACCGCCGAACTACACAATAGAAATGAACAACTCGCCCTGGAAATCTTAGACCGCAAAAGAGCTGAAGAGGAGCTTCGTCTTGAGAGGGAACAGCGTCTCTCGATTTTTGAGAGTATAAACGAGATGGTTCTCGTAATTGACCCGCAACCGTACCAAATCTTGTATGCCAACAAATTTGCTGAAGACCTGTACGGAAAAAGCCTCATAGGAAAAAGGTGTTACGAGGAGTTGTGCGGCCTGGATTCCCCCTGTGAGTGTTGTCCTAACCAGATGCTCTTGGAGTCACCCGAAAAACACTACCAACATGAGTATCACAATCCTAAGTTGAATAGAGATTTCCTTGGAATGGACAGATTGATGAAGTGGCCTGACGGTCGGATTGTGAAATTTCGGTTAGCCATAGACATCACTGAATACAAAAGAACGGATGCAGCACTCAAGGAGATCCAGCGACAACAGAAGGTTCTACTTGATCACATCCCGGCCATTGCCTGGCTCAAGGACAAAGAAAGCCGTTTCATTGTCGTGAACCGGCCCTTCGGCGAGGCCTGCGGAGTTGCTCCGGAAGATCTACGGGGAAAAACTGACTACGACATCTGGCCCCCCGAACTTGCAAAGCTATACAGGGACGATGACCGTGAAGTTATGGAATCGGGCACCAGGAAACGAGTCGAGGAACCTCTCCAGGACAAAGACGGAAACAGAATCTGGATAGAGACCATTAAAACCCCCACATACAATGATGCAGGAGAAGTTGTCGGAACTATCGGGATCGCTCAAGACGTAACAAAGAGGAGGACGGCGGAAGAGGCCCTGCGTCTCAGCGAAGAACGGTACCGTAGGTTGTTTGAAGATGCACCCATAATGTACGTCATAACGAGGAATGAAGAAGGAGTTCCTATCATCAGCGACTGCAATCAGTTCTTTCTACGCTCCGTGGACTGCACACGGGATGAAGCTGTGGGGCACCCACTGGCCGATTTCTACACTCCCGAATCGCGTATCGAACTGCTTGACCGCGGAGGCTACGCTCGAGCACTGGCAGGGGAGTTTCTAATAGGGGAGCGAGAACTTGTCAAACGCGATGGCAGTATCATCTCGACGCTTCTTTACACAACGACTGAATTGGGTCCTTCCGGACTCGTGATCGGGACACGGGCAATGTTTGTGGACATCACGGAACGCAAGAGCGCGGAGAGGGAGAAAGAAAGCCTCAGTTCCCAACTTCTCCAGTCTCAAAAGATGGAATCCGTTGGCACTCTCGCTGGAGGAATTGCTCACGATTTCAACAACCTTCTTACGGTTATCCTGGGTTTCTCGGAACTCATCATTTCTGAAAAAAAAGAAGGAGACAGTGACTACGAAGATCTCGCGAAGATAATTCATGCCGCTCGAACTGCCGGAGATATGGTTCAACGAATCCTTGCCTTTAGCCGCAAGACCGAAACCAAGCTCCGGCCAATCGACCTGAACAAGCAAGTTACTCAGTTGAAGAAAATGCTTACCAGACTGATTCCCAAAATAATTGAAGTTGAAATCAACCTTGATCCCCGTCTCACGAAAGTGAATGCCGATTCGGTTCAGATTGAACAAATTCTGATGAATCTGGCGGTGAATGCAAGGGACGCAATGCCGAATGGCGGTAGGTTGCTCATCGAGACTCAATCCGTCTTTTTGGACGAGAATTATTGCCGCGGGCATCTTGAAGCGTCCGAAGGACGGCATGCTCTTCTCGCGGTCAAAGATACGGGTGTCGGCATTGACAGGGCTACAATGGCCCGCATATTCGACCCTTTCTTCACGACCAAGAAACCGGGTCAAGGAACCGGATTGGGACTCGCAATGGTGTACGGAATAGTGAAAAGCCACGGCGGACATATTACATGCGAGAGCGAGCCGGGTGTGGGGACCACATTTAAGATATACCTTCCCGCTCACCAGGCTGAAGGGGAGGCAGACCTGAGTTTTTCCGGAGAATTTTCAGCGCTCTGCACGGGGACAATTCTTCTCGTGGATGACGAGGAATTCGTGAGGTCACTTGGCCAAAGAATCCTGGAGAAGGCAGGTTACACCGTCATCACCGCAACCAACGGTCAGGAAGCAGTGGAGATCTATAACGAGAAGAGGAACCGGATTTCACTGGTAATCCTTGATCTCATCATGCCGGTGATGGACGGGAATCAATGCCTCAAAGAAATCCTCCGGCTCGATCCGAGCGCGCGAGTGTTAATCGGAAGCGGATATACTCCTGAAGGGGCCAACGCGGAAACACTGGACGCAGCCAAAGGATTCGTTGGGAAGCCATATAATGTGAAGGAGCTTCTCAAGACAATTCGCGAAGTCTTAAAATGA
- a CDS encoding universal stress protein: protein MLPKKILFCADFSVNSLPARQLAVDYAKAFGAELLIIHVIDATGFPSYVDWVGKELDQILERTQNAAAARLEELAEEYGSLIPVKPYCTIGSAPKEIVELAARESVDLIVMGTHGRTGVKHLVMGSIARSVLRSAHRPVLIVEAPTEKGESSERPYEFPVP, encoded by the coding sequence ATGCTGCCCAAGAAAATCCTCTTCTGCGCTGACTTCTCAGTAAACAGCCTCCCTGCTCGCCAGCTCGCAGTAGACTATGCCAAGGCTTTTGGGGCTGAGCTTCTCATCATCCACGTAATTGATGCAACCGGATTCCCGAGCTATGTGGACTGGGTCGGGAAAGAGCTTGACCAGATCCTGGAACGTACTCAGAATGCGGCAGCCGCTCGCCTCGAAGAATTGGCAGAAGAATACGGCTCCCTGATACCGGTCAAGCCGTATTGCACGATCGGTTCCGCGCCCAAGGAGATAGTGGAATTGGCTGCAAGAGAATCAGTGGATCTTATTGTGATGGGAACCCATGGGCGCACAGGAGTGAAGCATCTGGTCATGGGGAGCATAGCCAGAAGCGTCTTGAGGTCTGCCCATCGCCCGGTGTTAATTGTGGAGGCTCCAACGGAGAAAGGGGAATCGTCTGAAAGACCATATGAGTTTCCTGTTCCTTGA
- a CDS encoding Hsp20/alpha crystallin family protein: MFELAPWKRKEGETGSLPAPWVFRREFDDLIQRFFGDEPFSLGITSKTFSPAVNISENENEILVTAEIPGIEKNDLDISLSGDVLTIKGEKKAEHEEKTENMHRIERSYGSFSRSFALPCEVQEDKINASYKDGVLSLKLPKAENCKAKSIKIPLQ, encoded by the coding sequence ATGTTTGAATTAGCACCTTGGAAACGTAAAGAAGGCGAAACCGGCTCTCTTCCGGCTCCTTGGGTGTTCCGTCGTGAATTTGACGACCTCATTCAAAGATTTTTTGGTGATGAGCCATTTTCGCTCGGAATTACGAGCAAGACGTTCTCACCCGCAGTCAATATCTCCGAAAACGAGAATGAAATCCTCGTCACGGCAGAGATTCCGGGCATAGAAAAAAATGACCTGGATATAAGTCTATCTGGCGATGTGCTGACGATTAAAGGAGAGAAAAAGGCTGAGCATGAAGAGAAGACCGAAAATATGCACCGAATCGAACGGTCCTACGGCAGTTTTTCTCGCTCATTCGCTTTGCCCTGTGAAGTGCAGGAAGACAAGATAAATGCTAGTTACAAAGATGGTGTCTTATCTCTGAAGCTTCCTAAAGCTGAAAACTGCAAAGCAAAATCGATTAAGATTCCTTTACAGTAG
- the tnpC gene encoding IS66 family transposase has translation MGINGCPVCLEKQRCIDELKEKIQSLEAKLRYQERKAQEGYFGSSTPSSKIPIKRNSEQKEKKPKGARQGHKGSGRKSHECEFDYAVEVEAPDICPECGGILEKKGVEERSVLDTPSQKPERIVFRLPKRYCYRCERTFTPQTPGVLPKSLYGNQLIANAMTMYYFYGLPMGRICEQTGVSEGSLMEVYHRMGRLFERVPQKLIEEYRQAPVKHADETSWRTDGKNGYVWLFATPDLSIFQFGKSRSSQVAHAVLGKDRLPGVLVVDRYRGYKKAPCEIQYCYAHLLRDVQDLEKEFPEEAEVSTFVAVVAPLLALAQGLRSQPITDKQFYRRAAKLRTEIKAAMERPARHMGIRRIQGIFRENEERLYHWARDRTIPAENNLAERDLRPTVVARKVSYGSISDNGAKTRSILTTVLTTLKKRGNDPAEQMKKTLDQLATNLKLDPYELLFQRNGPQE, from the coding sequence ATGGGCATAAACGGTTGTCCGGTTTGTTTGGAAAAACAGCGTTGCATTGACGAGTTAAAAGAAAAGATCCAGAGCCTGGAGGCTAAACTGCGCTATCAAGAGCGCAAGGCTCAAGAAGGATACTTCGGCTCTTCCACTCCCTCATCCAAAATACCAATCAAGAGGAACAGTGAACAGAAGGAGAAAAAGCCCAAAGGTGCGCGGCAGGGACACAAAGGTTCCGGTCGCAAGAGCCACGAGTGCGAGTTTGATTATGCGGTAGAAGTGGAGGCTCCAGATATCTGTCCCGAATGCGGGGGTATTCTTGAAAAGAAAGGGGTGGAAGAGAGGAGTGTCCTGGATACGCCTTCTCAAAAACCCGAACGAATAGTATTTCGCTTACCCAAAAGGTATTGTTATCGTTGTGAACGCACGTTTACTCCCCAGACTCCCGGGGTGCTTCCCAAGAGTCTTTACGGAAATCAACTCATTGCCAATGCCATGACGATGTATTACTTCTATGGTCTTCCCATGGGACGAATCTGTGAACAGACTGGAGTAAGCGAAGGAAGCCTGATGGAGGTATATCATCGAATGGGGCGACTTTTTGAAAGAGTTCCCCAGAAGCTCATTGAAGAATATCGACAAGCTCCTGTGAAACACGCAGATGAGACGAGCTGGCGCACTGACGGCAAGAACGGATACGTTTGGCTCTTCGCCACTCCCGATTTGAGCATTTTCCAATTTGGCAAGAGTCGCTCGTCCCAAGTAGCTCATGCAGTCCTCGGCAAAGATCGGCTACCGGGCGTTTTGGTTGTGGATCGTTACCGCGGCTACAAGAAAGCTCCATGTGAGATTCAATATTGTTACGCTCACCTTCTGCGAGATGTCCAGGATTTGGAAAAAGAGTTTCCCGAAGAAGCAGAGGTCTCAACTTTTGTGGCTGTTGTGGCTCCTTTACTTGCACTCGCTCAGGGACTTCGCAGCCAACCGATTACGGATAAGCAATTCTATCGTCGAGCGGCTAAGCTTCGGACTGAAATTAAGGCCGCAATGGAACGACCGGCCCGCCATATGGGCATTCGCCGGATCCAAGGTATCTTCCGTGAAAATGAAGAGAGGCTCTATCACTGGGCTCGAGACCGAACGATTCCGGCAGAAAACAATTTAGCCGAAAGAGATCTGAGACCCACTGTTGTGGCAAGGAAGGTCAGCTATGGATCTATTTCTGATAACGGAGCCAAGACGCGCAGTATTCTCACAACCGTCCTCACCACCCTCAAGAAACGAGGTAACGACCCTGCAGAACAGATGAAGAAAACTCTCGATCAATTAGCAACGAATCTTAAGCTGGACCCCTATGAACTCCTCTTTCAAAGAAACGGCCCTCAAGAATAG
- a CDS encoding alkene reductase: MVTRINNGSLFTSYDLGGLSLRNRIVMSPLTRSRAGEQRMPNALMAEYYTQRSSAGLIVSEATVVSKQGIGWLNSPGIYSDEQAEAWKQVVDAVHRTGTPIFLQLWHCGRASHAAFFENGDLPVAPSAIKINGDYSHTPKGKLPYEAPRALETSEIPAIVEDYRRASERAKAAGFDGVEFHAANGYLIDQFLQSKTNHRTDRYGGSLENRYRFLDEIVNAVLTVWPSNRVGVHLAPNGIFNDMGSPDYRDTFLYVARELNRYNLAYLHVMDGLAFGFHALGEPMTLAEFREVFKGPIMGNCGYTQETAEAAIQNGQADLIAFGRPYLSNPDLVERFANGWPLNPQAETKVWYSFDAVGYTDFPRYRDA; encoded by the coding sequence ATGGTCACAAGAATCAATAATGGCTCTTTATTCACTTCATACGATTTAGGCGGGCTCTCATTAAGAAATAGGATCGTCATGTCGCCATTGACCCGGTCACGGGCGGGCGAGCAGCGGATGCCAAATGCACTGATGGCCGAGTATTATACTCAAAGGAGCTCGGCCGGATTGATCGTCAGTGAGGCTACTGTCGTCTCGAAACAGGGCATTGGCTGGCTGAACAGTCCGGGAATCTATTCTGATGAGCAGGCCGAAGCGTGGAAGCAAGTTGTCGACGCGGTCCACCGCACAGGAACACCGATTTTTCTCCAGCTTTGGCATTGCGGGAGGGCTTCCCACGCTGCTTTTTTCGAAAACGGAGATCTTCCGGTAGCACCTTCTGCCATCAAAATTAACGGCGACTATAGTCACACGCCTAAAGGCAAGCTGCCATACGAAGCGCCTCGAGCGCTGGAAACCAGTGAGATACCAGCCATCGTGGAGGACTATCGACGGGCCTCCGAACGCGCGAAAGCTGCAGGGTTTGACGGGGTTGAATTTCACGCTGCGAATGGATACCTGATCGATCAGTTCCTGCAATCCAAGACGAATCACCGGACGGACCGCTATGGCGGTAGTCTGGAAAACCGCTATCGGTTTCTGGATGAAATCGTGAACGCAGTTCTCACTGTCTGGCCCTCTAACCGAGTAGGCGTGCATCTGGCACCGAACGGTATTTTCAACGATATGGGCTCACCGGATTATCGTGACACGTTTCTCTATGTTGCTAGAGAGTTGAATCGGTACAATCTTGCATATCTCCATGTAATGGATGGCCTGGCATTTGGGTTTCATGCATTGGGAGAGCCCATGACGCTGGCCGAATTCCGGGAAGTGTTTAAGGGGCCGATCATGGGAAATTGTGGATACACTCAGGAAACAGCGGAGGCTGCGATTCAGAACGGACAGGCCGATTTGATCGCTTTCGGCCGACCATATCTCAGCAATCCTGATCTGGTAGAACGGTTCGCGAATGGTTGGCCGTTAAATCCGCAGGCAGAAACGAAGGTTTGGTATTCGTTCGACGCTGTTGGTTACACTGATTTTCCCAGATACAGGGACGCTTGA
- a CDS encoding cyclic nucleotide-binding domain-containing protein → MIIQRADLFKDLGPEVMNEISKIMVEESYEPGKLIFEAGSPAQFFYILTEGRVRLYIGTKAEISYTVNIPGEAFGWTGLVDRPEYIATAECVLPSKILKIEKERLAKIFEKDTASGMLFYKRLAGAVVQRLIYNYEYFQSAGDLKEVIPSYG, encoded by the coding sequence ATGATTATCCAGAGAGCGGATTTATTCAAGGATCTCGGCCCGGAGGTTATGAATGAGATCTCCAAAATTATGGTCGAAGAATCTTACGAGCCGGGAAAGCTCATTTTTGAGGCAGGCAGTCCGGCGCAGTTCTTTTATATTCTGACAGAGGGAAGAGTTCGACTGTACATCGGAACAAAAGCTGAGATCTCGTACACAGTCAATATTCCAGGGGAAGCATTCGGATGGACTGGCTTAGTAGATCGACCTGAATACATAGCCACCGCCGAGTGTGTGCTTCCCAGTAAGATATTGAAAATAGAAAAAGAACGTCTAGCCAAAATATTCGAGAAGGATACCGCCAGCGGTATGCTTTTTTACAAGCGACTGGCAGGAGCTGTAGTCCAGCGACTGATCTACAATTATGAATACTTTCAATCTGCGGGCGACCTCAAAGAAGTTATCCCATCCTATGGATAA